The following nucleotide sequence is from Paenibacillus andongensis.
CTGAAATTAAATTAATCCCTACAACCGTTCCTGGTAATGCCCAAGGTAGCATAATAAATACATCAAGCAATGTCTTCCCTCTAAATTTGAGGCGAATGATCGCATAAGCAGCTGCAACACCGAAGATCACATTGCCAACCGTTGCAACAAAGCTCATTTTGAAGCTGTTAGCAATGGGACGCCACGTTTTGCTGTTAGTAAACAATTCCACATAATGGCTAAATGTATATTCCGGCGGCAGGATTTGTGTCGTCCATGTACCATCGGTGGAAAAGGAGATGAGAATCAATACCAGAATGGGCAGGAGCAGAATGACAACACCTATCATGGAGAGGAACATGGCCGTATATTTCCCCCATGCACTCTTAACCTCTGTCCGATGTACACTAACACCTTTGCTCAAGTTCTGGTAATTTCGTAAGCCTTGATACCAGCGCATAATGATGAGAAACAGGATGGAAACGATGGATAATAAGGTAGACTGCGTAGCTGCCATATCCAAATTTCCGTTAGTTCGGGACAAATAAATTTGCATCGTCATCGTTCTTTCGATCCCGAAGATGAGCGGTGCCGTATAAGAAGCCATGGCAATCATGAAGACAAGCAAGGACGAAGCCACGATAGCTGGGGTGAGCATGGGTAAAATGATTCTCCGCCAAATATAAAGACGGCCGGCTCCAAGACTTGCAGCTGCTTCCTCCAGTGAAGGGTCGAGCCCCTTGATCGCAGCAGAAGCGGTCATATAGAAATAGGTGTACATTGTAAAGGTGTGAACCATGAGAACGCCCCATACGCCTTTTAGCGAGAACGGTACGTGGTCCATTTCCAACCAAAGCTTAAGCGTCCGCGGAATAATCCCGCTTTCTCCATATAGAAAAGTGAATGAAAGCACGCCTACCAGCGGTGGCAGCGCCATCGGTACCATGGCAAGCACGGTCAGCACTTTGCGGCCTGGAAACTCATAGCGTTCCAATAGAAATGCCATGGTGACCCCGACTATTGCGCATGTCACTACACTTAGAACGGAAATATATACACTGGTCCAGAGAGCCTCCAAATTGGCTGTATGCTCCAAGCTGAAGAACCGAGCATAGTTTTTCAAAGTAAAGCTGCCTTCCATTTGAATGCTCTGAATAAAAGTCTGATAAAGCGGAAAGAGCACATAGCCCAGCAGAATCAGAAACAAGGGAGCAATTAATACGTATACGAAATGAGGCGAAGAAGTGATGGATGGCCGTTTGATCACTGGTTGATGAGATACTGGTTTCTTAAAGGTCATATTCTCATCCTCCGCCTATTCTAAAAAGTAAATGCTTTCCTTTGGTATATGCATCGCAATTGTATCGTCGCGCTGACGTACCTGATGACCCTGATTGACGAACATCGCTTTCAATGGCTTATTGGCTACATCTGTCAGATAATTGACATTCACTCCAGTGAATTCTGCGATGACAACTTTAGCTTGGAATGTGTTCTCCAATTGTGAAGATTCTGGTAATTTTGCCTCGCGTACCGCCTCAGGACGAATAGACAATGTGGTTTGTGCGCCCACAGCCAGATGACAATTAGGTGCCGTATGGCTCACCAACCCGCATAGAACTAGATCGGGTGAAACTCTGACATGGACCTGATCTCCTTCTATTCGCTCCACGGTTCCGTTCAACAGATTAGACTCGCCGATAAAGGAAGCCACGAATCGGTTCACAGGTCGGTTGTAGATTTCCTCCGGCCTTCCAACCTGCTGAACAACGCCGCCTTGCATGACCATGATCCGATCCGACATCGCCATGGCTTCAGCTTGATCATGCGTCACGTAAATAGTTGTAATGCCAGATTCAAGCTGCAGCCTCTTAATCTCCAAGCGTGTTTCTTCTCTCAGTTTGGCATCTAAGTTGGATAAAGGCTCATCTAGCAATAAAATATTCGGCTCAATCACTAGTGCTCTGGCAAGCGCAACACGCTGCTGCTGACCGCCAGATAGTTGGTCAATTCGCCGATTGCCATAACCCTGTAAATGTACTTGCTGTAATGCACGCTCTACCCTTTGTAGACGTTCTTCTTTCGGTCTTTTTCTAACCTGTAAGCCAAAGGCTACATTCTCAAATACCGTCAGATGAGGAAATAAGGCATAGTTCTGAAACACCATTCCCGTATTGCGTTTGTGTGGCGGCACTGTCGTTACATCTTGATTGCCAAATACGATACGCCCAGAGGTTGGATAGTAAAAGCCGGCAATCATTCTCAACGTTGTTGTTTTTCCGCATCCGCTAGGACCAAGGAAAGTAAAGAATTCGCCGGGCTCAATTCGAATATGCACATCCTGAACACCCGATACTTTCCCAAATTGCTTGGTTACATGTTCTAGAGCGACTTCGATCACGTACAGTACCTCCCTTACTTTGAGCTCGGATAGAGGAGCTATGAAGGAGCTAACTCTACCCGAAAGGATGTTTCGTTTATTTCCCGCCTTTTCCTTTAATGCTCTCATCCCAATACTGCATCCAATCTTTCTCTTTATCAGCCATGACTGTCCAATCGATATTCATTGGTTTCAATTCAATACCTTTCAGCCAAGCTGGAAGTGAGTCTTTGCTAATATCCGTACGCGTAGGAATCTGGAACAATTTATCGGCAAGTTCTACACGAAGCTTGGAGTCGAAAAGGAACTCATAAAATTTCTTCGCCGACTCTTTGTTCTTGGCATTCTTTACCATACCCACGCCGTCTACAAGGATTGGTGCCCCGCTCGTTGGGTAAATAAAATCAAACGGCTGATTTTTCAAATGCTTCTGAATCATAATGTCCTGCAAATTCCAGAGCGAAAGTGTTCCTTCTTCACGGGCTAATTTTAAGTAAAGGTTCGTAGGATCCTGCGCGTATTCCTTCGTATTGGCATCCAACTTTTTCAACCAGTCATACCCTTTTTTAGGATCTGCGGCACCTTCCTTGAAAATCATAGCGGAATATATTGTTCTCATCGTTCCCGATGCAAGCACGCCACGAATAATGATTTTGCCTTTGTATTTCGGATCAAGTAGTGCGTCCCAATCTTTTGGAGCGTCCTCCTGCTTCAGTGCTTTGGAGTTGTACATGATCACTTCAGGCAGCAGCATTTCACCATACCAACGATCCTTAGCATCTTTGTACAAAGCTGGAATACTATCTGCGAAACTTGGCTTGAAGCTTTCCAAGAGATCTTCGTTCGCCGCCGTCATCAGACCGGATTGGGTGCCACCCCACCAGAAATCGGCTTGAGGATTGGCCTTTTCTCCCCGTACACGTTCCAGAATCTGCTGCGCTCCCATCGTTAATACTTCGACTTCAACTTCCGGATGCTTCGCATTGAATTTTGGAATAATTTCATCGACAACACTTTTATCTCTAGCCGTATAAATAACAAGCTTTTGCTTCTCTGCGGGTTTAGGCGCCTCTGTAGCTGCCGGTTTGTCAGAAGGTTTCACCGTGGGGGCTTGACTAGCATTGCCCGAACTCGGCGTGGAGCCTCCGCAAGCTGTAATCACAACCATCATGATGCTGACTAGTGTGCCTACGAGCATTCTGGACATATTCCCCTTACTTGTTCTCATTCACATAACCTCCCGAAAGGTATATTTTGTTAGAATTAACGATGGGGAAAGCTTCTAGGACGCTATGAATCGCCCCGATAATGCCCGCTTTGTAGCCTAAAGCCGCCAACTTGATTTGGGGTACGTACGGAACCCATCCCGTCAGCATACCTTGGATCTTCTCAACACCGCTTTCCTCGATGTCAATCATCGCTCCGCTGAAAATCAACAAGTCTGGATCGAGTATACTGACCATATTCGCAATTCCGTAGGCCCAGTGTCTGTAGATGTCATTTAATAATCGCCCTGCCTCTATATGTCCATCTTCCGTATGGCGTATTAATTGTTTAATCACACCCAGCTCTTCTACGAATGAAGGCAGCACTTTTCTGGCTTTGTCTTGGATGACGGGGACCGAGTAATTCCCTTCAAAAACGCCATATTCACCCCGGTTCAGCTTCTTTGCCTGACCCACCATCATATATCCGATCTCTCCGGATGCTTCACGTGAGCCTCTATAAAATTGGCCATCTAAGATAATTCCCGCGCCGATTCCCGTCCCAACATACATATAAACCTGATTTTTTACTCCGTATCCGACACCCTTATGAAACTCCCCTAATGTCATCAAATTAACGTCATTATCAATCACAACAGGCAGACCTAATCTCTCTTCGATCTCCTGTTTAACCGGTAACCCCATCCATCCTGTGCTTGGCGCATAACTTACAGTTCCATCGCGACGCTGTGTAATTCCGGGTAAGCCTAAGCCAACACCCAGTAATCGAGACTTCTCGAACCCGCTCTTGCTAAGCAAAGTCTGTAGACCTAATTCCAGACAACGTATGGCCATATCACCATTAGTTGGTTGCTGCAAGCGAAAGTTGTAATCAACTAACAAATCTCCACTTAGATCAGCGATAGACATATACAGCGTACTGCCCTCAAAAATGGCCCCAACTACTCCATAAGCTTGAAAATTATATTCAAGCAGGATCGGCTTCCGTCCGCCTTTGGACTCACCTACACCAACTTCGTGGATTAGCCCTTCCTTCATCATTTCATCAACCAGCGCAGATACACATGGACGGCTTAGCTCCGTTAGCTTCGCTAAATCTGCTCTGGAAACCCGCTTATTTTCCCGAAGCTTACGCAGGATCTCCTGTCTGTTCATTTGTTTTACAAGCTTGCTATTTCCAGTTTGATTGCGACCAAGCACCTTGTTCACCCCCTTTGATAGTTAGAATGACTAACAAAGTTTTCTAATACGATACTTATTATGAACTTTCTGAATTAAGTACAACTTCAATAAAAAAATGAGATCGTATTCATCTGTGGCATCATGTGCAGATTTCCCAAAATAACGAATCGACGTTCCTCCAAATAGCGGTTGGGCGATGACTTCCTATGCAAGAGACAAAAAAAAGAGAAGGCAAGAATTCTCTTGCCACCTCATTGAAAAGTGTCCCTTTGCTAGTTCTTATAAATGACGAATCATGTACATTTGTTCCACAAATCTTGTAAACCCTAAACGCTCTAATAGCCCAATGAGCTCCTTGTTGGAATCTCTTATGTTCATCGTTATACGCTTACACGAGGAAGAAAAAGGTGCGTATACTTCGCTTAATGCTGCTTTAAGGATATCTTCTGCATCTGCTCGGCCCGGAATCGATTCACATTGGTAAAGAGCGATGGTTGCCAGGTTTCCTTCTTCTCCGAAAATACGTTTAAAAAGTGCATACCCAACTACCTCATCACCTTCATCGGAGACGATTACACATTCCCCATCTTTCATGCTGGCCCATTGTGTTTGCCACGCTGACAAATGTCTATAGAACGACAGTCCTTTCGCTTCCACAGGTAGTCCTCGTCTAGTAACATATCCGCTTGGAGAGTTTGGCTGCAAGAGACTTGCATCCAGATCTTCTGCTTGTTGTAAGCAGATTAACTGCTCTGTAATACTATAACCGACGCTTTGATAGAGCTTTATCGCAGCTTTATTTTGAATGAGTGCCTCCAGCAAAGCAGTATCCACACCTTGTTCATGATACAACTGGAGGTTTCTTTCCATCAGTTTTTTTCCGATCCCTTTACCTCTATTTTCGGGCGCAATGCCAGTACCTCCGTTCCAAGCCACTCTCTTTCCTTCTATGACACGGAACCCATTCATCACGAAACCAATAGGATCACTATTTTCATACACGACTAAGGAATGCTCTAGTGAGAGCCCTTCGTTGACAGTTCTTGAAAGAAATTTGTCCAAGTTCAGCGTACTATTTAAGAAATATCCTTCGAATCCCTTATTCCACAACGCCACCATGTCTTCAGCCGACAGTTCGCTCATTTTTTTGAAAATCATAAGCCTCTACCTCCATAGTGAATTATCCTAGGATATAGCTGAACACCTTCTTTTCCATCTCATCAATTATGGATTTATAGTCGGTTTCCTCACCGCTAAGCATAAATTGCAGAGCAAGGCCATCCCGAACTGACCAGAACAATCGAGAAGCTGCCGCAATATCAAGGTCGGAACGGAACTCCCCAGTCTTCATGCCACCCTCCATAATTTCCTGCATGAACAATAAAGCCTTACTCGCATACTGGTTCCATCGTTCCGTTAATTCCGGTTGGCGCGCTGCATACAACATAAACTCCAAATGAAAAGCTAGCCATTTGCGCAGTTCAGCAAGCGATTGTCGACGGAATCGGTCAAACATATAGCGGATTTGATCCGCTGCGCTTGGTATATTTTTGAAATGCTCACTGGAATTCTCCACCATCGCGTTCATTTTATCGTCAGCCATTTGGATATACATCTCTTCTTTGCTGGAAAAGTAACTGTAGATAGCGCCTTTGCTCATCCCCAAATGCCGTACGATATCATCAATTGTCGTAGCTTGAAATCCTTTTTCTATAAAGCAATGCAGCGCTCCCTCAAGAATAATCGCCCTTTTTTCTTCTTTATAAGCTTGCGTAACTTTAGGTGACATTCAGCACCTCCTTTTTTTTCTATTTTCACATCAAAATGCCCAATCTCCGTTACGGAACAACGGCTCTTTTTCCCCATTTTCCAAGATCCCATCAATATCCATATCTGCTGAGCCCATCATAAAATCAACATGGGTCAAGCTGTCGTTGAGCCCATGATTCTGAAGCTCTTGTTGGCTCATCTCTATTCCGCCACTCAGGCAAAATGGAAAAGCTCTTCCGATGGCAAAATGGCATGAAGCATTCTCGTCGTAAAGCGTATTGTAGAAAATAAGATTCGTATTAGAAATAGGCGAGCGATGAGGAACTAATGCAACTTCACCCAAAAAGTGAGAACCTTCATCAATCTCAATGAGACTTCGCAAATTTTCTTCCCCCTTCTCGGCGTTAAAATCAATAACTCGCCCATCTTTGAATGTTAATGAAAAGTTTTCAATAAGATTACCGTTGTAACTGAGCGGCTTGGTACTTTTTACCATTCCGTTTACGCCATTTTTTAAAGGAGATGTAAAGACTTCTTCGGTTGGCAGGTTCGCTATAAAAGAAATGCCATTGCTGTTGGTATTACCGGCCGAAACCCAAATATGACCAGGCGGCAGACTTACTGTAATGTCTGTACCATTAGCGCGGTAATGAAGCGCCTTATATTGGCGTTCATTCAGTCTTTTTGATCTAGTGTCTAAAGCGCTTGAATGTTCTTTCCAATCTTGTACCGGATCATCCCGGTCTACTCTGGTTGCCTCGAAGATGGCATTCCATAGGGCGCCAACCCGCTCTTCTTCGGGGAGTGATGGAAACACTTTATCCGCCCATGCTGGTGAAGGAACGGCGATAATCGACCAACTGACTTTATTAGTTAACCTAGCAGCAGATAGTTCCCGCAAAGCATTGTTGGATGTTCTACTCGCTGTTTGAATACGTTTGGGATCGATACCGTTCATAAGATCGGGGTTATTCGCCACGACATATAGAAATGCAGCATTATTTTCCGCTAATTCCTCATACCCTTTTGCCCGCCACATCGGGTACTCAAGCAATGCTTCATAGGGCGCTAGTTCATACTTTAACCGAGTAAGCTCATCGTCGAACCACTCGACATAAACGTGCTTAGCACCGACCTCATAGGCTTGTTTTACCAATCTGCGTACGAATTCCACCGATATTAATGGAGCGAAGACGACCAATGATTGTCCCGGTTGTATGTTGACACCTAATTGTATAGCTAGAGATGCATATTTATCTAAATTGCCTTGGAATGAATTCATTGAAATCCTCCTTCATGCTAAAATAAGAAATAAAAATGACTGACCAGTCGTTTTATTATTTTTATTATTATTCCATTTCGTTCCAACTGTCAAGAAATAAAAAAGGAGCCTTTCGGCTCCGATCCATTCACATTATTCTAATACGTATTATAAATATTTTCGCACTCTTTCCTAACGG
It contains:
- a CDS encoding ABC transporter permease, with amino-acid sequence MTFKKPVSHQPVIKRPSITSSPHFVYVLIAPLFLILLGYVLFPLYQTFIQSIQMEGSFTLKNYARFFSLEHTANLEALWTSVYISVLSVVTCAIVGVTMAFLLERYEFPGRKVLTVLAMVPMALPPLVGVLSFTFLYGESGIIPRTLKLWLEMDHVPFSLKGVWGVLMVHTFTMYTYFYMTASAAIKGLDPSLEEAAASLGAGRLYIWRRIILPMLTPAIVASSLLVFMIAMASYTAPLIFGIERTMTMQIYLSRTNGNLDMAATQSTLLSIVSILFLIIMRWYQGLRNYQNLSKGVSVHRTEVKSAWGKYTAMFLSMIGVVILLLPILVLILISFSTDGTWTTQILPPEYTFSHYVELFTNSKTWRPIANSFKMSFVATVGNVIFGVAAAYAIIRLKFRGKTLLDVFIMLPWALPGTVVGINLISAFSTPSAYSFGQVLVGTFWILPLAYFVRHLPLVFRSTSATLMQMDPSIEEAARNLGASWWYSFRRIVFPLSLSGILAGTLLAFVTGIGEFVSSILLFTSRTAPISVEIFQRMYAFEFGTACAYGVLQIILIIIVLFISKKLTGDKAGTAV
- a CDS encoding extracellular solute-binding protein; the encoded protein is MRTSKGNMSRMLVGTLVSIMMVVITACGGSTPSSGNASQAPTVKPSDKPAATEAPKPAEKQKLVIYTARDKSVVDEIIPKFNAKHPEVEVEVLTMGAQQILERVRGEKANPQADFWWGGTQSGLMTAANEDLLESFKPSFADSIPALYKDAKDRWYGEMLLPEVIMYNSKALKQEDAPKDWDALLDPKYKGKIIIRGVLASGTMRTIYSAMIFKEGAADPKKGYDWLKKLDANTKEYAQDPTNLYLKLAREEGTLSLWNLQDIMIQKHLKNQPFDFIYPTSGAPILVDGVGMVKNAKNKESAKKFYEFLFDSKLRVELADKLFQIPTRTDISKDSLPAWLKGIELKPMNIDWTVMADKEKDWMQYWDESIKGKGGK
- a CDS encoding ROK family transcriptional regulator; this encodes MLGRNQTGNSKLVKQMNRQEILRKLRENKRVSRADLAKLTELSRPCVSALVDEMMKEGLIHEVGVGESKGGRKPILLEYNFQAYGVVGAIFEGSTLYMSIADLSGDLLVDYNFRLQQPTNGDMAIRCLELGLQTLLSKSGFEKSRLLGVGLGLPGITQRRDGTVSYAPSTGWMGLPVKQEIEERLGLPVVIDNDVNLMTLGEFHKGVGYGVKNQVYMYVGTGIGAGIILDGQFYRGSREASGEIGYMMVGQAKKLNRGEYGVFEGNYSVPVIQDKARKVLPSFVEELGVIKQLIRHTEDGHIEAGRLLNDIYRHWAYGIANMVSILDPDLLIFSGAMIDIEESGVEKIQGMLTGWVPYVPQIKLAALGYKAGIIGAIHSVLEAFPIVNSNKIYLSGGYVNENK
- a CDS encoding TetR/AcrR family transcriptional regulator, whose product is MSPKVTQAYKEEKRAIILEGALHCFIEKGFQATTIDDIVRHLGMSKGAIYSYFSSKEEMYIQMADDKMNAMVENSSEHFKNIPSAADQIRYMFDRFRRQSLAELRKWLAFHLEFMLYAARQPELTERWNQYASKALLFMQEIMEGGMKTGEFRSDLDIAAASRLFWSVRDGLALQFMLSGEETDYKSIIDEMEKKVFSYILG
- a CDS encoding GNAT family N-acetyltransferase; translation: MIFKKMSELSAEDMVALWNKGFEGYFLNSTLNLDKFLSRTVNEGLSLEHSLVVYENSDPIGFVMNGFRVIEGKRVAWNGGTGIAPENRGKGIGKKLMERNLQLYHEQGVDTALLEALIQNKAAIKLYQSVGYSITEQLICLQQAEDLDASLLQPNSPSGYVTRRGLPVEAKGLSFYRHLSAWQTQWASMKDGECVIVSDEGDEVVGYALFKRIFGEEGNLATIALYQCESIPGRADAEDILKAALSEVYAPFSSSCKRITMNIRDSNKELIGLLERLGFTRFVEQMYMIRHL
- a CDS encoding aminopeptidase → MNSFQGNLDKYASLAIQLGVNIQPGQSLVVFAPLISVEFVRRLVKQAYEVGAKHVYVEWFDDELTRLKYELAPYEALLEYPMWRAKGYEELAENNAAFLYVVANNPDLMNGIDPKRIQTASRTSNNALRELSAARLTNKVSWSIIAVPSPAWADKVFPSLPEEERVGALWNAIFEATRVDRDDPVQDWKEHSSALDTRSKRLNERQYKALHYRANGTDITVSLPPGHIWVSAGNTNSNGISFIANLPTEEVFTSPLKNGVNGMVKSTKPLSYNGNLIENFSLTFKDGRVIDFNAEKGEENLRSLIEIDEGSHFLGEVALVPHRSPISNTNLIFYNTLYDENASCHFAIGRAFPFCLSGGIEMSQQELQNHGLNDSLTHVDFMMGSADMDIDGILENGEKEPLFRNGDWAF
- a CDS encoding ABC transporter ATP-binding protein — protein: MIEVALEHVTKQFGKVSGVQDVHIRIEPGEFFTFLGPSGCGKTTTLRMIAGFYYPTSGRIVFGNQDVTTVPPHKRNTGMVFQNYALFPHLTVFENVAFGLQVRKRPKEERLQRVERALQQVHLQGYGNRRIDQLSGGQQQRVALARALVIEPNILLLDEPLSNLDAKLREETRLEIKRLQLESGITTIYVTHDQAEAMAMSDRIMVMQGGVVQQVGRPEEIYNRPVNRFVASFIGESNLLNGTVERIEGDQVHVRVSPDLVLCGLVSHTAPNCHLAVGAQTTLSIRPEAVREAKLPESSQLENTFQAKVVIAEFTGVNVNYLTDVANKPLKAMFVNQGHQVRQRDDTIAMHIPKESIYFLE